In one Alnus glutinosa chromosome 12, dhAlnGlut1.1, whole genome shotgun sequence genomic region, the following are encoded:
- the LOC133851345 gene encoding cyclin-P3-1: MALKSEAVESEIYESLGLDGKEKGVSETPRILSIISSVIQRTIYNNERLLKTSNKRDVETIFHGMRAPSISIQQYVERIFKYSRCSPSCFVVAYIYLEKFLQRTGAYLTSLNAHRLLITSTMVAAKTLDDESYNNAYYARVGGISTAEMNRLETKFLFSVDFRLHVTAEDFLNYSLQLQKEGLQRYQNGHLN, encoded by the exons ATGGCACTCAAAAGTGAGGCAGTTGAATCGGAGATTTATGAATCTTTAGGATTAGACGGAAAGGAAAAAGGCGTTTCGGAAACTCCCAGAattctttcaattatttcttcTGTTATTCAGAGAACCATTTACAACAACGAGAGATTATTGAAGACATCAAACAAAAGGGACGTTGAGACGATCTTCCATGGTATGAGAGCACCCAGTATAAGCATTCAACAGTACGTTGAGCGCATTTTCAAGTACAGCAGATGTAGCCCTTCTTGCTTTGTTGTTGCATATATATACCTGGAAAAATTCCTTCAGCGGACGGGTGCTTATCTTACTTCCCTCAACGCTCACCGCCTTCTAATCACGAGCACCATGGTTGCCGCAAAAACCCTCGATGATGA GTCTTATAACAATGCCTACTATGCAAGAGTCGGGGGAATAAGCACTGCAGAAATGAACAGGTTGGAGACGAAGTTTTTGTTCAGTGTGGATTTTAGACTGCACGTAACTGCCGAGGACTTCTTGAACTATTCTCTGCAGCTTCAGAAGGAGGGTCTTCAACGCTACCAGAATGGCCACCTCAATTGA